In Drosophila simulans strain w501 chromosome 3R, Prin_Dsim_3.1, whole genome shotgun sequence, a single window of DNA contains:
- the LOC27207407 gene encoding uncharacterized protein LOC27207407, whose amino-acid sequence MSRYSMKGINFNVKRDIQKVDARTYGFLKTKGSDTPMPTAAKRINQSTLIERLKSITLSEVVGDEDQSSTDSLEPGSMSFEMKRKLFDAAEFTITRGRKLSDLPHAADEGINFSPYDTGNKTLEEIEEYCRALNIKFAK is encoded by the coding sequence ATGTCTCGATACTCCATGAAAGGCATCAATTTCAATGTTAAACGCGATATACAGAAGGTGGATGCTCGCACCTATGGATTCCTGAAGACCAAGGGATCGGATACGCCGATGCCCACGGCCGCGAAGAGGATTAATCAATCGACGTTGATCGAAAGATTGAAGTCCATAACATTATCTGAAGTGGTGGGCGACGAAGATCAATCGTCTACGGATTCGTTGGAACCGGGTAGCATGTCCTTCGAAATGAAACGGAAGCTATTTGATGCAGCCGAGTTTACCATCACCCGAGGTCGGAAACTGAGTGACCTACCGCATGCCGCCGATGAGGGGATTAACTTTAGTCCGTACGATACCGGCAACAAGACACTCGAAGAAATCGAGGAATACTGCCGTGCCCTCAACATTAAGTTTGCCAAATGA
- the LOC6728347 gene encoding uncharacterized protein LOC6728347 produces the protein MPKQNYCIGLQMDEFRVPKKVNRNVFKAISILQSSRNDFVCTNDIVDQVKFQMRNCVPVEHIDEAIKQSLANLTMLGIVRRLGASKYALSSIVFARLGMPNPIPYPPGNPGTPTRRTGQDARPKRPIGRLDPLKSVSKILTEDSLSGSAITRMRKRMRTNTKRVVKQKRNPNSQQSRAQKFKETEMATTSTETSVIDLRCSQSHLALGNNVQILFGSPGWSYSKPDAPLRLDQKANDPETPTGNSNSTSAMDVEGNVEEEEEGGSKPSISGTSCHAAPIGLNVRPAYHTSGGESDAEDASVVGLCGSTLCLQSTMSQSVAHESAPTSQATAKESNNVKIQQVTEYQENNRVVENSEVQETFENNLDIQTTQPSDVLEECQSAPDYDFYK, from the exons atgcctaaacaaaattattgtATTGGTCTTCAAATGGACGAATTTAGAGTACCCAAAAAGGTGAACCGTAACGTTTTCAAGGCGATTAGCATTCTTCAATCTTCACGAAACGATTTTGTCTGCACTAATGACATCGTCGACCAGGTGAAGTTCCAAATGCGGAACTGCGTTCCGGTCGAGCATATAGATGAGGCCATAAAGCAGTCGCTGGCCAACTTGACCATGCTGGGCATAGTGCGGCGTCTGGGAGCGTCTAAGTATGCGCTTAGCTCCATTGTGTTTGCCCGGTTGGGAATGCCCAATCCCATTCCATATCCGCCGGGCAATCCTGGTACACCAACGCGACGAACTGGCCAGGATGCG CGTCCAAAGCGCCCTATCGGGCGCTTAGACCCTTTGAAATCGGTCAGCAAGATCTTGACTGAGGACTCTCTGTCTGGATCTGCGATAACCAGGATGCGCAAGCGGATGCGCACCAACACAAAGCGCGTTGTCAAGCAGAAACGAAACCCCAACTCGCAACAATCTCGAGCCCAGAAGTTTAAAGAAACAGAAATGGCGACCACCAGTACTGAAACTTCGGTTATCGACCTAAGATGTTCACAAAGTCATTTGGCACTAGGCAATAACGTGCAAATACTATTCGGATCACCGGGATGGTCCTATAGCAAACCCGATGCACCATTAAGATTGGATCAAAAAGCGAATGATCCTGAGACCCCGACCGGAAATAGCAACAGCACCTCGGCGATGGATGTAGAAGGAAatgtggaggaggaggaggagggagGATCTAAGCCTTCAATTAGTGGCACAAGTTGTCACGCTGCGCCCATCGGCTTGAACGTTAGGCCAGCTTACCATACCTCTGGAGGAGAATCCGATGCGGAGGATGCCTCCGTGGTTGGACTATGCGGCAGTACCTTATGCCTGCAATCCACAATGAGTCAATCTGTGGCGCACGAATCAGCTCCAACTTCCCAAGCCACAGCAAAGGAATCAAATAACGTGAAAATCCAACAAGTTACTGAGTATCAAGAAAACAATAGAGTAGTGGAGAACTCAGAAGTTCAGgaaacatttgaaaataatttggatATTCAAACAACCCAGCCATCCGATGTTTTAGAAGAGTGCCAGAGCGCACCTGattatgatttttataaataa
- the LOC6728348 gene encoding acyl-CoA Delta-9 desaturase isoform X1: protein MPPNAQAGAQSISDSLIAAASAAADAGQSPTKLQEDSTGVLFECDVETTDGGLVKDITVMKKAEKRRLKLVWRNIIAFGYLHLAALYGAYLMVASAKWQTCILAYLLYVVSGLGITAGAHRLWAHRSYKAKWPLRVILVIFNTIAFQDAAYHWARDHRVHHKYSETDADPHNATRGFFFSHVGWLLCKKHPEVKAKGKGVDLSDLRADPILMFQKKYYMILMPIACFIIPTVVPMYAWGESFMNAWFVATMFRWCFILNVTWLVNSAAHKFGGRPYDKFINPSENISVAILAFGEGWHNYHHVFPWDYKTAEFGKYSLNFTTAFIDFFAKIGWAYDLKTVSTDIIKKRVKRTGDGTHATWGWGDVDQPKEEIEDAVITHKKSE from the exons ATGCCGCCCAACGCCCAAGCAGGTGCCCAGTCCATCTCGGACTCGCTGATCGCAGCAGCTAGTGCCGCCGCCGACGCGGGTCAGAGCCCCACCAAGCTGCAGGAGGACTCCACCGGAGTGCTCTTCGAGTGCGATGTGGAGACCACCGACGGTGGTCTTGTCAAGGACATCACCGTGATGAAGAAGGCCGAGAAGCGCCGCCTGAAGCTCGTCTGGCGCAACATCATCGCCTTCGGTTACCTCCATCTGGCTGCCCTCTACGGAGCCTACCTTATGGTCGCCTCTGCCAAGTGGCAGACCTGCATCTTAG cttATTTACTATACGTCGTTTCTGGCCTGGGCATTACCGCCGGTGCCCATCGTCTGTGGGCGCATCGCTCCTACAAGGCCAAGTGGCCCCTGCGAGTGATCCTGGTCATCTTCAACACGATCGCGTTCCAGGATGCCGCCTACCATTGGGCCCGTGACCATCGCGTCCACCACAAATACTCGGAGACTGATGCCGATCCCCACAATGCCACGCGTGGTTTCTTCTTCTCGCACGTCGGCTGGCTGCTGTGCAAGAAGCACCCGGAGGTGAAAGCCAAGGGCAAGGGTGTCGATCTATCCGATTTGCGCGCCGATCCTATTCTCATGTTCCAGAAGAA ATACTACATGATTTTGATGCCGATTGCTTGCTTCATCATCCCGACTGTGGTGCCCATGTACGCCTGGGGTGAATCCTTCATGAACGCCTGGTTTGTGGCCACCATGTTCCGCTGGTGTTTCATCCTGAACGTAACCTGGCTGGTGAACAGTGCTGCCCACAAGTTCGGTGGCCGTCCCTACGACAA ATTTATCAATCCTTCGGAGAACATCTCGGTGGCTATCTTGGCCTTCGGAGAGGGATGGCATAACTACCACCACGTCTTCCCCTGGGACTACAAGACGGCCGAGTTTGGCAAATACTCGCTAAACTTTACTACCGCCTTCATCGATTTCTTCGCCAAGATCGGCTGGGCCTACGACCTCAAGACGGTGTCCACTGATATCATAAAGAAGCGTGTGAAGCGTACCGGTGACGGCACTCACGCCACGTGGGGATGGGGCGATGTGGACCAGCCCAAGGAGGAGATTGAGGATGCTGTCATTACACACAAAAAGAGCGAATAG
- the LOC6728348 gene encoding acyl-CoA Delta-9 desaturase isoform X2, with translation MPPNAQAGAQSISDSLIAAASAAADAGQSPTKLQEDSTGVLFECDVETTDGGLVKDITVMKKAEKRRLKLVWRNIIAFGYLHLAALYGAYLMVASAKWQTCILAYLLYVVSGLGITAGAHRLWAHRSYKAKWPLRVILVIFNTIAFQDAAYHWARDHRVHHKYSETDADPHNATRGFFFSHVGWLLCKKHPEVKAKGKGVDLSDLRADPILMFQKK, from the exons ATGCCGCCCAACGCCCAAGCAGGTGCCCAGTCCATCTCGGACTCGCTGATCGCAGCAGCTAGTGCCGCCGCCGACGCGGGTCAGAGCCCCACCAAGCTGCAGGAGGACTCCACCGGAGTGCTCTTCGAGTGCGATGTGGAGACCACCGACGGTGGTCTTGTCAAGGACATCACCGTGATGAAGAAGGCCGAGAAGCGCCGCCTGAAGCTCGTCTGGCGCAACATCATCGCCTTCGGTTACCTCCATCTGGCTGCCCTCTACGGAGCCTACCTTATGGTCGCCTCTGCCAAGTGGCAGACCTGCATCTTAG cttATTTACTATACGTCGTTTCTGGCCTGGGCATTACCGCCGGTGCCCATCGTCTGTGGGCGCATCGCTCCTACAAGGCCAAGTGGCCCCTGCGAGTGATCCTGGTCATCTTCAACACGATCGCGTTCCAGGATGCCGCCTACCATTGGGCCCGTGACCATCGCGTCCACCACAAATACTCGGAGACTGATGCCGATCCCCACAATGCCACGCGTGGTTTCTTCTTCTCGCACGTCGGCTGGCTGCTGTGCAAGAAGCACCCGGAGGTGAAAGCCAAGGGCAAGGGTGTCGATCTATCCGATTTGCGCGCCGATCCTATTCTCATGTTCCAGAAGAAGTAA